The Haloterrigena turkmenica DSM 5511 nucleotide sequence GCAGACGTCTTCTATACAGCATGTAACTCGTTTCAGTGACTACGATAGCACTTGCTCGTTCGCTAGCGACTGCCTCGAGCGCGCTACGCTGTGTCGAGTCCGGTACGCGATCGGCTGATTACGCTGATCACGCGTTCGGCAACGACGGTACGGTAAAAAACGGCGAAAACGAGTCGGCGCTTACGCCAGCGGAAGGATCGTCGAGAACATGAGCGTGCTCAGCAGGCCGACGATCCCGATGAGGGTAGTCGCGACGGTCCACGTCTTCAGCGTCTCAGCTTGCGTGAGGCCGCCGATTTCCTTGACGATCCAGAAGCCGCTGTCGTTGTACCACGAACAGAACGACGCCCCGGCACCGATGGACATGACGAGGTACGCGGTGTTAACGTCGAGTCCGCTCGCTAGCGGCCCCATGATGCCGGCGGTCGTAACGATCGCGACCGTCGCCGACCCCTGAACGAGACGGACGCCCGCGGCGATCACCCACGCCGTCACGAGCAGTCCGAGACCGATCCCTTCCAGCCCGTTCGCGATGTACTCGCCGGCGCCGGCCGCCTGGAGCATCGCACCGAATGCGCCACCGGCGGCGGTGATGGCGGCGATGTTACCGCCGCTCTTGAGCGCGTCCGTGAGCTCGTCGGAGAACGTATCGCTGTCGAGATTGCTCATCCGGTAGTACGTGAACGCCGCCGCGAGTGCGGCCACCGTGAGCGCGAGGTTCGGGTCGCCGAAGAAGCCCGTGACGTCGCCCACCGACGCATCTTCCCCGAGGAGCGTCTGCGTGGTCGTGTCCGCAGTCACGAGGAGGACGGCGAGCAGAATCGGGAGGAGCGACTCGAACAATCCGGGGAGCTGACTCGTTTCGACCTCGTTTTGCTCCTCGAGTTCTTCGACCGTCGTCCCCATCGTGTCTCGGAGCGGGATCTCAATTCGCTTGTTGATCCAGTACCCGTAGCCCAGTCCCGAGATGAGCGCAGTCGGAAAACCGACGAGGACGCCGATCGCAATAGTGCTTCCTAGGTTGGCGCCCACCTCGTCGACGGCGAGCAGCG carries:
- a CDS encoding GntP family permease yields the protein MMVNNTVLQLGGHEPLVAVIVGIVAILLLLVVLDLPAFVSLVVAGFTVGIVAPAIAFADVPGEFATAFGNNMAGIGIPILMAAIIGKAMVESGAANRIVRSFTSVFGEDNTEISLFGSSFIMSIPVFFDNVFYLLAPLARSARARKGKNYALYIVAMGAAGVVTHGFVPPTPGPLLAVDEVGANLGSTIAIGVLVGFPTALISGLGYGYWINKRIEIPLRDTMGTTVEELEEQNEVETSQLPGLFESLLPILLAVLLVTADTTTQTLLGEDASVGDVTGFFGDPNLALTVAALAAAFTYYRMSNLDSDTFSDELTDALKSGGNIAAITAAGGAFGAMLQAAGAGEYIANGLEGIGLGLLVTAWVIAAGVRLVQGSATVAIVTTAGIMGPLASGLDVNTAYLVMSIGAGASFCSWYNDSGFWIVKEIGGLTQAETLKTWTVATTLIGIVGLLSTLMFSTILPLA